The Salmonella enterica subsp. houtenae serovar Houten genome has a segment encoding these proteins:
- the SBOV32221 gene encoding putative cytoplasmic protein gives MKEVEDNNVYLALDNHKSDEFILKQNLAALIASKNATLEKVTQEVVSIPAALVRLKWQNRREIYALQVKEEIYGATINAIIEQHPELRDKMLSRLESDWQHLLARETATLRLTRKLSDGDYRTRNVTTVARQEK, from the coding sequence ATGAAAGAGGTTGAAGATAATAACGTTTATTTGGCTTTAGATAACCATAAAAGCGATGAATTTATCTTAAAGCAAAATCTTGCAGCGCTAATCGCCAGTAAAAATGCCACCCTGGAAAAGGTAACGCAGGAGGTGGTATCCATACCGGCGGCGTTGGTGCGCCTGAAGTGGCAAAACCGACGGGAGATTTATGCGTTACAGGTCAAAGAGGAGATTTATGGCGCGACCATCAATGCCATTATCGAGCAGCATCCTGAATTACGAGACAAAATGTTGTCTCGTCTTGAAAGTGACTGGCAGCATCTGCTGGCTCGCGAGACGGCAACCTTACGTCTGACGCGTAAGCTTTCCGATGGCGACTACCGGACGCGCAACGTCACCACCGTCGCACGGCAAGAAAAATAA
- the exbD gene encoding biopolymer transport ExbD protein, translating into MAMRLNENLDDNGEMHEINVTPFIDVMLVLLIIFMVAAPLATVDVKVNLPASTSTPQPRPEKPVYLSVKADNTMFIGNDPVTDDTMIAELTALTEGKKDTTIFFRADKTVDYETLMKVMDMLHQAGYLKIGLVGEETAKAK; encoded by the coding sequence ATGGCAATGCGTCTTAACGAGAACCTGGATGACAACGGTGAAATGCATGAAATCAACGTGACGCCATTTATTGATGTCATGTTGGTTCTGCTGATTATCTTTATGGTGGCTGCGCCGCTGGCGACGGTGGACGTCAAGGTGAATCTGCCCGCTTCTACCAGTACGCCGCAGCCGCGCCCGGAAAAACCGGTTTATCTGTCGGTGAAAGCGGATAACACCATGTTTATCGGTAACGATCCGGTGACGGATGATACGATGATTGCCGAGCTAACGGCCCTGACGGAAGGGAAAAAGGATACTACGATTTTCTTCCGTGCGGATAAAACCGTAGATTATGAAACCCTGATGAAAGTGATGGATATGTTGCATCAGGCGGGCTATCTCAAGATTGGTCTGGTCGGCGAAGAGACCGCGAAAGCGAAATAA
- the SBOV32171 gene encoding Protein of uncharacterised function (DUF2623): protein MNNHFGKGLMAGLNAPYAYSAHHAVNFCSEYKRGFVLGFTHRMFEKTGDRQLSAWEAGILTRRYGLDKEMVMDFFKENHSGMAVRFFMAGYRLEG, encoded by the coding sequence ATGAATAATCATTTTGGGAAAGGACTAATGGCCGGATTGAACGCGCCATATGCATATAGCGCGCATCATGCGGTGAATTTCTGTTCTGAGTATAAACGTGGCTTTGTATTAGGTTTTACGCACCGTATGTTCGAAAAGACCGGCGATCGTCAACTTAGCGCGTGGGAGGCCGGAATTCTGACGCGTCGCTATGGTCTGGATAAAGAGATGGTGATGGATTTCTTTAAAGAGAATCATTCCGGGATGGCGGTTCGCTTCTTTATGGCCGGTTATCGACTCGAAGGTTGA
- the hyb0 gene encoding hydrogenase-2 small chain protein produces MTGDNTLITSHGINRRDFMKLCAALAATMGLSSKAAAEMAESVSNPQRPPVIWIGAQECTGCTESLLRATHPTVENLVLETISLEYHEVLSAAFGHQVEENKHNALEKYKGQYVLVVDGSIPLKDNGIYCMVAGEPIVDHIRKAADGAAAIIAIGSCSAWGGVAAAGVNPTGAVSLQEVLPGKTVINIPGCPPNPHNFLATVAHIITYGTPPKLDAKNRPTFAYGRLIHEHCERRPHFDAGRFAKEFGDEGHRQGWCLYHLGCKGPETWGNCSTLQFCDVGGVWPVAIGHPCYGCNEEGIGFHKGIHQLAHVENQTPRSEKPDVNMKEGGNISAGAVGLLGGVVGLVAGVSVMAVRELGRQQKKDNADSRGE; encoded by the coding sequence ATGACTGGAGATAATACTCTCATCACTTCTCACGGCATTAACCGTCGTGATTTCATGAAGCTTTGTGCAGCACTGGCCGCTACTATGGGGCTCAGTAGCAAAGCCGCCGCAGAAATGGCAGAGTCGGTATCCAATCCACAGCGTCCGCCCGTTATCTGGATTGGCGCTCAGGAGTGTACCGGCTGTACCGAATCACTGCTTCGTGCTACACACCCAACCGTTGAAAACCTCGTTCTGGAGACCATCTCTCTGGAATACCACGAGGTACTTTCCGCCGCGTTCGGCCACCAGGTCGAAGAAAACAAACATAACGCTCTGGAAAAGTATAAAGGGCAATATGTTCTGGTGGTGGATGGTTCTATCCCATTAAAAGATAACGGTATCTACTGCATGGTTGCCGGCGAGCCGATCGTGGATCACATCCGCAAAGCCGCCGACGGCGCAGCCGCGATTATCGCTATCGGTTCCTGCTCGGCATGGGGCGGCGTTGCTGCGGCTGGCGTAAACCCAACCGGCGCTGTCAGCCTGCAGGAAGTTTTACCGGGCAAAACGGTTATCAATATTCCAGGTTGTCCGCCAAACCCGCATAACTTCCTGGCGACCGTCGCGCATATCATCACTTACGGCACGCCGCCGAAGCTGGATGCGAAAAATCGTCCAACCTTTGCCTATGGCCGTCTGATCCATGAGCATTGCGAACGTCGTCCACACTTCGACGCCGGCCGTTTTGCCAAAGAATTTGGCGACGAAGGCCACCGTCAGGGCTGGTGTCTCTACCATCTTGGCTGTAAAGGGCCGGAAACCTGGGGCAACTGTTCTACGTTACAGTTTTGTGACGTTGGCGGCGTCTGGCCAGTGGCGATCGGTCATCCTTGCTATGGCTGTAACGAAGAAGGTATCGGGTTCCATAAGGGCATTCACCAGCTTGCTCATGTCGAAAACCAAACTCCGCGTTCAGAGAAACCTGACGTCAATATGAAAGAAGGCGGCAATATCTCTGCGGGCGCTGTCGGTCTGCTTGGCGGCGTAGTAGGTCTGGTTGCCGGCGTTAGCGTGATGGCGGTACGTGAACTGGGGCGTCAGCAAAAGAAAGATAACGCTGACTCACGGGGAGAATAA
- the yghB gene encoding DedA family integral membrane protein, with protein sequence MAVIQDIIAALWQHDFAALANPHVVSVVYFVMFATLFLENGLLPASFLPGDSLLLLAGALIAQDVMHFLPTIGILTAAASLGCWLSYIQGRWLGNTRTVKGWLAQLPAKYHQRATCMFDRHGLLALLAGRFLAFVRTLLPTMAGISGLSNRRFQFFNWLSGLLWVTVVTSFGYALSMIPFVKRHEHQVMTFLMILPVALLVAGLLGTLIVVIKKKCCNA encoded by the coding sequence ATGGCTGTCATTCAAGATATTATCGCTGCGCTCTGGCAACATGATTTTGCCGCGCTGGCGAATCCACACGTTGTTAGCGTCGTCTACTTTGTCATGTTCGCCACGCTATTTTTAGAAAACGGTCTGCTGCCAGCGTCATTCTTACCCGGCGATAGTCTGCTGCTGCTGGCAGGCGCGCTGATCGCTCAGGATGTGATGCATTTTTTGCCGACGATTGGCATTCTCACCGCCGCGGCCAGTCTCGGCTGCTGGCTAAGTTATATCCAGGGACGCTGGCTCGGTAATACGCGTACCGTCAAAGGCTGGCTGGCGCAGCTTCCGGCAAAATATCATCAGCGCGCCACCTGCATGTTTGACCGTCACGGTTTGTTAGCGTTGCTTGCCGGGCGCTTTCTGGCGTTTGTCCGCACTCTGCTGCCAACAATGGCGGGTATTTCCGGTCTGTCCAACCGCCGGTTTCAATTTTTTAACTGGTTAAGCGGCCTGCTATGGGTGACGGTTGTGACCAGCTTCGGCTACGCGCTCAGTATGATTCCGTTTGTTAAGCGTCATGAACACCAGGTAATGACATTTTTAATGATCCTTCCCGTCGCGCTACTGGTTGCCGGGTTGCTAGGTACGCTGATCGTGGTGATTAAAAAGAAATGCTGTAACGCCTGA
- the exbB gene encoding biopolymer transport protein ExbB, producing the protein MGNNLMQTDLSVWGMYQHADIVVKCVMIGLILASVVTWAIFFSKSVEFFTQKRRLKREQLQLADARSLDQASDIAAGFSAKSLSAQLINEAQNELELSQGSEDNEGIKERTGFRLERRVAAAGRYMGRGNGYLATIGAISPFVGLFGTVWGIMNSFIGIAQTQTTNLAVVAPGIAEALLATAIGLVAAIPAVVIYNIFARQIGSYKATLGDVAAQVLLLQSRDLDLNASTCAQPVRAAQKLRVG; encoded by the coding sequence GTGGGTAATAATTTGATGCAGACGGATCTTTCCGTCTGGGGTATGTATCAGCACGCCGATATTGTCGTGAAGTGCGTGATGATTGGTCTGATTCTGGCGTCGGTCGTCACCTGGGCTATCTTCTTCAGTAAAAGCGTTGAATTTTTCACTCAAAAGCGCCGCCTAAAGCGTGAACAACTGCAATTAGCCGATGCGCGCTCCTTAGATCAGGCTTCCGACATTGCGGCAGGTTTCAGCGCAAAAAGCCTCAGCGCGCAGCTCATCAATGAAGCGCAGAATGAGCTGGAACTCTCTCAGGGCAGCGAAGATAACGAAGGGATTAAAGAACGTACCGGCTTCCGACTGGAGCGTCGCGTCGCGGCGGCTGGCCGCTACATGGGACGAGGCAACGGTTATCTGGCGACGATCGGCGCCATTTCCCCCTTTGTCGGGTTGTTTGGCACCGTATGGGGCATTATGAATAGCTTCATCGGTATTGCGCAAACGCAGACCACCAATCTGGCGGTAGTTGCTCCTGGTATTGCGGAAGCGCTGCTGGCGACGGCGATTGGGCTGGTGGCCGCGATCCCGGCGGTCGTCATTTACAACATCTTCGCACGTCAGATAGGCAGTTACAAAGCGACGCTGGGCGACGTAGCGGCGCAGGTATTGCTGCTGCAAAGCCGCGATCTCGATCTGAATGCGAGTACCTGTGCGCAACCGGTACGCGCCGCGCAGAAATTACGGGTAGGGTAA
- the SBOV32211 gene encoding putative cytoplasmic protein, with protein MLPEHLVSSHFRLLSPPPEATENSKNLPQGKTKLSDYEPDILISANAAGQPRNVLFEERDRHIKERLYCVAKIETFARLINELQAEGDIDAQTLSKILADKTAMINEKGNAIWLNLITRETNTPLFYSLEDKDERG; from the coding sequence ATGCTTCCTGAGCATCTGGTTTCCTCTCATTTCCGCCTGTTATCGCCGCCCCCTGAAGCCACAGAAAACAGTAAAAATTTGCCTCAGGGAAAGACAAAACTCAGCGATTACGAGCCCGATATTTTAATTAGCGCTAACGCTGCCGGGCAACCCAGAAACGTATTATTTGAAGAACGCGACCGTCATATTAAAGAACGTCTGTATTGTGTGGCTAAAATTGAAACGTTTGCCCGTCTTATAAACGAACTACAGGCTGAAGGCGATATTGATGCCCAAACGCTAAGTAAAATACTGGCGGATAAAACCGCAATGATAAATGAAAAAGGCAATGCCATTTGGCTTAATTTAATCACTCGCGAAACCAATACGCCGCTATTTTATTCCCTGGAAGATAAAGATGAAAGAGGTTGA
- the SBOV32291_1 gene encoding probable AraC-family trancriptional regulatory protein, whose protein sequence is MIKKWRVMNREAICLQLADKINYLKNNDKIISERLAGIRLLYGVEPGPRTPVMYQPGIIFLFSGHKIGYINERQFRYDANEYLLLTVPLPFECETYATPEVPLAGIRLDIDVLQLQELLMDIGEDERFQLPMAASGINSATLSDEILCAVERLLDVMERPLDARILGKQIIREILYHVLMGPRGGALLALVSRQTHFSLISRVLKQIEMKYTENLNVEQLAAEANMSVSAFHHNFKAVTSTSPLQYLKSYRLHKARMMMIHDGMKASAAAMRVGYESASQFSREFKRYFGVTPGEDAARMRTMQGS, encoded by the coding sequence TTGATAAAAAAATGGCGCGTTATGAATCGTGAAGCAATTTGCTTACAGCTTGCGGATAAAATTAATTATTTGAAAAATAATGATAAAATAATCAGCGAGCGGCTAGCGGGCATTCGTCTGTTGTATGGCGTTGAACCGGGGCCGCGCACGCCGGTCATGTATCAGCCTGGCATCATATTTCTCTTTTCCGGCCATAAAATTGGTTATATTAACGAGCGCCAGTTTCGTTATGACGCTAATGAATATCTCTTACTGACCGTGCCGCTCCCTTTTGAATGCGAGACCTACGCGACGCCGGAGGTACCGCTGGCCGGTATTCGGCTCGACATCGATGTGCTGCAATTGCAAGAGTTGCTCATGGACATTGGCGAAGATGAACGTTTCCAGTTGCCGATGGCGGCTAGCGGGATTAACTCCGCCACGCTGTCGGACGAGATTTTATGCGCGGTGGAAAGGTTGCTGGATGTGATGGAGCGCCCGCTGGATGCGCGGATTCTGGGAAAACAGATTATCCGCGAAATCCTTTATCATGTGCTGATGGGACCGCGCGGCGGGGCGCTGCTTGCGCTGGTTAGCCGCCAGACGCACTTTAGCCTGATCAGTCGCGTACTGAAACAGATCGAAATGAAATACACCGAGAACCTGAATGTTGAGCAACTGGCGGCAGAAGCGAACATGAGCGTGTCGGCATTTCACCATAATTTTAAGGCGGTCACCAGCACCTCGCCGTTGCAGTATTTAAAAAGCTACCGACTGCATAAGGCGCGGATGATGATGATTCACGACGGTATGAAGGCCAGCGCCGCGGCGATGCGGGTCGGCTATGAGAGCGCATCGCAGTTTAGCCGGGAGTTTAAACGTTATTTTGGCGTTACGCCGGGCGAAGATGCGGCAAGAATGCGGACAATGCAAGGGAGCTAA
- a CDS encoding membrane protein, with product MERFLENVMYASRWLLAPVYFGLSLALIALALKFFQEILHVLPNVFALAEADLILVLLSLVDMTLVGGLLVMVMFSGYENFVSQLDISAGKEKLNWLGKMDATSLKNKVAASIVAISSIHLLRVFMDAKNVPDNKLMWYVIIHLTFVLSAFVMGYLDRLTRHNH from the coding sequence ATGGAACGCTTTCTTGAAAATGTAATGTATGCGTCTCGCTGGCTGCTCGCGCCGGTGTATTTTGGCCTCTCTTTGGCGCTGATCGCGTTAGCGCTAAAATTTTTCCAGGAAATTCTACACGTTTTGCCGAACGTTTTTGCCCTGGCGGAGGCCGATCTGATCCTGGTGCTGTTATCGCTGGTTGATATGACGCTGGTCGGCGGGTTGCTGGTAATGGTCATGTTCTCGGGGTATGAAAACTTTGTCTCTCAGTTGGATATTTCTGCGGGCAAGGAGAAGCTTAACTGGCTGGGGAAAATGGATGCGACTTCGCTAAAAAATAAGGTGGCGGCATCGATAGTCGCTATCTCTTCCATTCACCTGTTACGCGTGTTCATGGATGCGAAAAACGTTCCAGATAACAAATTAATGTGGTATGTCATCATCCATCTGACCTTTGTTCTGTCGGCGTTCGTGATGGGCTATCTTGACAGATTGACGCGGCATAACCATTGA
- a CDS encoding ATP-dependent RNA helicase-like protein gives MNSIFYSVIILLLLTGAILYLRWEVNKKRPGGKAVNLNQTEPMTKEEGEDHFSVLMNSITPVWYWRVNHEYIDFLHATIKRMTMTELNETPGLFDAQRRCSDLNSAVYKYYDNIKKRCLNGEKVPYSDLDVLNLRQCFREFSLEAYPALVALVWPEYQRPQVKPDEI, from the coding sequence ATGAACAGTATTTTTTATTCTGTTATAATATTGCTATTACTGACTGGCGCGATACTCTACCTGAGGTGGGAGGTTAATAAAAAACGTCCTGGTGGAAAAGCCGTAAATTTAAATCAAACTGAGCCCATGACAAAGGAAGAGGGTGAAGATCATTTTTCAGTATTAATGAATTCGATAACGCCGGTATGGTACTGGCGCGTTAACCATGAATATATCGATTTCCTTCATGCAACGATAAAACGAATGACAATGACTGAGTTGAATGAAACGCCTGGATTATTTGACGCACAACGCCGTTGCAGCGACCTTAACTCTGCCGTCTATAAGTATTACGACAATATTAAGAAGCGTTGTCTGAACGGTGAAAAAGTGCCGTATTCGGATTTGGACGTCCTTAATTTACGTCAGTGCTTTCGGGAGTTCAGTCTTGAAGCCTACCCGGCGTTGGTCGCGCTGGTATGGCCTGAATATCAGCGTCCGCAGGTTAAACCGGATGAGATTTAA
- the metC gene encoding cystathionine beta-lyase gives MTDKQLDTKLVNAGRSKKYTLGSVNSVIQRASSLVFDTVEAKKHAARNRANGELFYGRRGTLTHFSLQEAMCELEGGAGCALFPCGAAAVANTILAFVEQGDHVLMTNTAYEPSQDFCSKILGKLGVTTSWFDPLIGADIMQHIQPNTKVVFLESPGSITMEVHDIPTIVSAVRRVAPEAVIMIDNTWAAGILFKALEFDIDISIQAGTKYLIGHSDAMVGTAVANARCWEQLRENAYLMGQMLDADTAYMTSRGLRTLGVRLRQHHESSLKIAAWLANHPQVARVNHPALPGSKGHAFWKRDFTGSSGLFSFVLNKKLTEAELSAYLDNFSLFSMAYSWGGYESLIIANQPEQIAAIRPAGGVDFTGTLVRVHIGLENVDDLIADLAAGFARIV, from the coding sequence ATGACGGATAAACAGTTAGATACCAAACTGGTAAACGCAGGACGCAGCAAAAAATACACGCTTGGCTCAGTGAATAGTGTGATTCAACGCGCTTCTTCACTGGTATTTGACACCGTCGAGGCCAAAAAACACGCCGCCCGCAATCGCGCCAACGGCGAATTATTTTATGGACGCCGGGGAACTCTGACCCACTTTTCGCTCCAGGAAGCCATGTGTGAGCTGGAAGGCGGCGCCGGATGCGCCCTCTTCCCGTGCGGCGCGGCGGCGGTCGCCAACACCATTCTGGCATTCGTTGAACAGGGCGACCACGTCCTGATGACCAACACAGCCTATGAACCCAGCCAGGATTTCTGCAGCAAAATTCTCGGCAAACTGGGCGTAACGACAAGCTGGTTCGACCCGCTCATCGGCGCGGATATCATGCAACATATTCAGCCGAACACGAAAGTCGTATTTCTCGAATCCCCCGGCTCTATTACCATGGAAGTCCATGATATTCCGACCATTGTCAGTGCGGTCAGACGCGTTGCGCCAGAAGCCGTCATCATGATTGATAATACCTGGGCGGCAGGTATTCTGTTCAAAGCTCTGGAGTTCGATATTGATATCTCTATCCAGGCGGGCACTAAGTATCTGATTGGTCATTCTGACGCGATGGTCGGTACTGCCGTTGCCAATGCGCGCTGCTGGGAACAATTGCGGGAAAACGCCTATCTGATGGGGCAAATGCTCGATGCGGACACGGCTTATATGACCAGCCGCGGTCTGCGCACGCTCGGCGTCCGTCTGCGCCAGCATCATGAAAGCAGCCTCAAAATCGCCGCGTGGCTGGCGAACCATCCTCAAGTCGCGCGCGTTAATCATCCGGCCCTGCCGGGTAGCAAAGGTCATGCGTTCTGGAAACGAGACTTTACAGGCAGCAGCGGTCTGTTCTCCTTCGTGCTCAATAAAAAGCTGACCGAGGCAGAATTATCAGCCTATCTGGATAACTTTTCGCTGTTCAGTATGGCCTACTCCTGGGGAGGCTACGAATCGCTAATTATTGCTAATCAGCCGGAACAGATCGCCGCGATTCGTCCCGCAGGCGGCGTAGATTTTACCGGTACGCTGGTCCGGGTGCATATTGGTTTAGAGAATGTTGATGATTTAATCGCTGATTTAGCCGCCGGATTCGCCAGAATTGTGTAA
- the yghA gene encoding oxidoreductase codes for MSHLYDPTTQYYTGEYPKQKQPAPGVQAKMTPVPDCGEKSYVGSGRLKDRKALVTGGDSGIGRAAAIAYAREGADVAINYLPAEGEDAQQVKALIEECGRKAVLLPGDLSDESFARSLVHKAREALGGLDILALVAGKQTAIPEIKDLTSEQFQQTFAVNVFALFWITQEAIPLLPKGASIITTSSIQAYQPSPHLLDYAATKAAILNYSRGLAKQVAEKGIRVNIVAPGPIWTALQISGGQTQDKIPQFGQQTPMKRAGQPAELAPVYVYLASQESSYVTAEVHGVCGGEHLG; via the coding sequence ATGTCTCATCTATACGACCCTACCACGCAGTATTACACCGGCGAGTATCCTAAGCAAAAACAGCCGGCGCCCGGCGTCCAGGCGAAAATGACGCCTGTTCCTGACTGCGGCGAAAAAAGTTATGTCGGCAGTGGTCGCCTTAAAGATCGTAAGGCGCTGGTGACAGGGGGCGACTCCGGGATTGGGCGCGCTGCCGCCATCGCTTACGCGCGTGAAGGCGCAGATGTCGCGATCAACTATCTACCGGCGGAAGGAGAGGACGCCCAGCAGGTTAAAGCGCTGATTGAGGAGTGTGGCCGTAAAGCGGTGTTACTGCCAGGCGATCTTAGCGACGAATCTTTCGCCCGTTCGCTGGTCCATAAGGCGCGTGAGGCGCTGGGCGGGCTGGACATTCTGGCGCTGGTAGCCGGTAAACAGACGGCAATCCCGGAGATAAAAGATCTGACCAGCGAGCAATTTCAGCAAACCTTCGCCGTTAACGTTTTTGCCCTGTTCTGGATAACCCAGGAAGCGATTCCGCTGCTGCCAAAAGGCGCCAGTATTATCACGACGTCGTCTATCCAGGCGTATCAGCCCAGTCCGCACCTACTGGATTATGCGGCAACCAAGGCGGCAATCCTCAATTACAGCCGCGGCCTGGCGAAACAGGTGGCGGAAAAAGGAATTCGCGTGAATATTGTCGCGCCTGGCCCTATCTGGACAGCGCTGCAAATTTCCGGCGGTCAAACGCAGGATAAAATTCCGCAGTTTGGCCAGCAGACGCCAATGAAGCGTGCCGGTCAACCAGCAGAGCTGGCGCCAGTGTATGTCTATCTGGCAAGCCAGGAATCAAGTTACGTTACCGCAGAAGTGCACGGCGTGTGCGGCGGGGAACATTTAGGCTAA
- a CDS encoding putative inner membrane protein, whose amino-acid sequence MRKRKEKALKVRQYVNSNENDYQFDVVLILLCSDFVICVLEIQSG is encoded by the coding sequence ATGCGTAAGCGCAAAGAAAAAGCATTAAAGGTGCGGCAGTATGTAAATAGTAATGAGAACGACTATCAATTCGACGTCGTTTTGATATTATTATGCTCAGATTTTGTGATTTGCGTCCTGGAGATACAGAGTGGGTAA
- the trg_2 gene encoding methyl-accepting chemotaxis protein, whose amino-acid sequence MRLLQNFTIRMVMLTILGLFCLLWSGVGLYSVHALSEVSEGNDIDRHLVRQMTVLSQGNDQYFRFVTRLSRAMDVKIGGGTPDFAPARQSLENMRQKLEEMKTLSPGPMNPDISRAVLSNWQALLEKGVIPQMQLAQQGSPTAWSEHASTVTPALSRAFGASAERFNHEAGAMLDNTRVMVDGKTYTIRILLITAVILGIAILIFTDRYLVAMMVKPLERIRQQFQRIAQGDLSQPIETLGRNCVGRLVPLLRAMQDSLREAVSTIRAGSDNIWRGATEISTGNNDLSSRTEEQAAALEETAASMEQLTATVKLNADHARQASQLADAASLTAGKGGELVSDVVETMDGISASSQQIAEITTVINSIAFQTNILALNAAVEAARAGEQGRGFAVVAGEVRNLASRSAGAAKEIEALIGESVRRVAQGAQLVKETGATMDAILRGVTEVTTIMKQIASASEEQSKGISQVGVAITQMDSVTQQNAALVEQVSAAAAALERQTEDLQRSVQQFRLSASEPQQRATARTAPGVQRMASVPAQSTDEWVAF is encoded by the coding sequence ATGCGTTTGCTGCAAAACTTTACTATTCGTATGGTCATGCTGACGATACTGGGGCTTTTTTGTCTACTCTGGTCGGGGGTGGGTTTATACAGCGTCCATGCTTTATCCGAAGTTTCGGAAGGAAATGATATTGACCGACATCTTGTGCGGCAAATGACTGTATTAAGCCAGGGCAACGATCAATATTTTCGCTTTGTTACCCGCCTTAGCCGCGCGATGGATGTAAAAATCGGCGGTGGCACGCCCGATTTTGCGCCCGCCCGGCAGTCGCTCGAGAATATGCGTCAGAAGCTGGAGGAGATGAAAACGCTGTCGCCAGGACCTATGAATCCTGATATCTCAAGGGCGGTGTTGTCCAACTGGCAGGCCTTGCTGGAGAAAGGCGTTATTCCTCAAATGCAACTGGCGCAGCAAGGATCGCCGACCGCCTGGAGCGAACATGCCAGTACGGTCACGCCCGCACTCAGCCGCGCGTTTGGCGCCAGCGCGGAACGGTTTAATCATGAAGCTGGCGCCATGCTGGATAACACCCGCGTGATGGTCGATGGTAAAACCTATACCATCCGCATCCTGCTTATCACGGCGGTGATTCTGGGCATAGCCATCCTGATTTTTACCGATCGCTATCTGGTTGCAATGATGGTGAAACCGCTGGAGCGCATCCGTCAGCAATTTCAGCGCATCGCGCAAGGCGATCTTAGCCAGCCGATTGAAACGTTGGGGCGTAACTGCGTAGGCCGGTTGGTACCGTTACTGCGCGCGATGCAGGACAGTTTACGCGAAGCCGTGAGTACGATTCGCGCCGGAAGCGACAATATCTGGCGCGGCGCGACGGAAATTTCTACCGGCAATAATGATCTCTCCTCCCGAACGGAAGAACAGGCCGCCGCGCTGGAAGAGACTGCCGCCAGCATGGAACAGCTTACCGCCACGGTGAAACTGAATGCCGACCACGCCCGCCAGGCCAGTCAGCTTGCGGATGCCGCCTCGCTAACGGCAGGAAAAGGCGGTGAACTGGTTTCCGATGTGGTAGAAACGATGGACGGTATTTCCGCCAGTTCGCAGCAGATCGCCGAAATTACTACGGTGATTAATAGCATTGCTTTCCAGACCAATATTCTGGCCTTGAACGCAGCGGTAGAAGCGGCCAGAGCGGGCGAGCAGGGACGCGGCTTCGCGGTGGTCGCCGGTGAGGTACGTAACCTGGCCAGCCGCAGCGCGGGGGCGGCGAAAGAAATTGAAGCCTTAATTGGCGAATCGGTACGCCGCGTAGCGCAGGGCGCGCAGCTGGTCAAAGAGACCGGAGCGACGATGGACGCTATCCTGCGCGGCGTCACGGAAGTAACGACGATTATGAAACAGATCGCATCCGCCTCCGAAGAGCAAAGTAAAGGTATCTCTCAGGTGGGTGTGGCGATCACGCAAATGGATAGCGTTACGCAACAAAATGCCGCGCTGGTTGAGCAGGTTTCCGCGGCGGCGGCGGCGCTGGAGCGGCAGACGGAGGATTTGCAACGCTCCGTACAGCAGTTCCGGCTTTCCGCTAGTGAGCCGCAACAGCGCGCAACGGCGAGAACGGCGCCTGGCGTTCAGAGAATGGCGTCGGTTCCCGCACAGTCTACTGATGAATGGGTTGCTTTCTGA